Proteins from a single region of Phyllopteryx taeniolatus isolate TA_2022b chromosome 10, UOR_Ptae_1.2, whole genome shotgun sequence:
- the etf1a gene encoding eukaryotic peptide chain release factor subunit 1-like isoform X2, which yields MADDPSAADRNVEIWKIKKLIKSLEAARGNGTSMISLIIPPKDQISRVAKMLADEFGTASNIKSRVNRLSVLGAITSVQQRLKLYNKVPPNGLVVYCGTIVTDEGKEKKVNIDFEPFKPINTSLYLCDNKFHTEALTALLSDDSRGGQSALRFARLRMEKRHNYVRKVAETAVQLFVSNDKVNVAGMVLAGSADFKTELSQSDMFDPRLQAKVLKLVDISYGGENGFNQAIELSAEVLSNVKFIQEKKLIGRYFDEISQDTGKYCFGVEDTLKALEMGAVEILIVYENLDTMRYILRVHGAESNGAENDEKTLYLTPEQEKDKSHFTDKETGQEHELIESMPLLEWFANNYKKFGATLEIVTDKSQEGSQFVKGFGGIGGILRYRVDFQGMEYQGEDDEFFDLDDY from the exons ATCTCCTTGATCATCCCACCTAAGGACCAGATTTCCAGAGTGGCCAAAATGTTGGCCGATGAGTTTGGCACGGCTTCCAACATCAAGAGTAGAGTCAACAGACTCTCCGTTCTCGGGGCCATCACCTCTGTACAGCAAAGACTAAAGCTCTATAACAAAG TGCCACCCAATGGCTTAGTTGTGTACTGCGGCACCATTGTTACAGACGAAGGAAAGGAGAAAAAAGTTAATATCGACTTTGAGCCTTTTAAACCAATCAATACTTCCCTGTACCTCTGTGACAACAAGTTCCATACTGAG GCATTGACAGCCCTGCTCTCGGATGACA GCAGAGGAGGACAGTCAGCTTTGCGTTTTGCTCGTCTAAGAATGGAGAAGAGGCACAACTACGTAAGGAAAGTGGCTGAAACGGCTGTCCAGCTCTTTGTGTCCAACGACAAAGTCAATGTGGCAGGAATGGTTTTGGCTGGTTCTGCTGACTTTAAGACTGAGCTCAGCCAGTCTGACATGTTTGACCCA AGGTTACAGGCCAAAGTTCTGAAGTTAGTGGACATCTCCTATGGTGGAGAAAATGGTTTCAACCAGGCCATTGAGCTCTCAGCAGAGGTTCTCTCCAATGTCAAGTTCATCCAAGAAAAGAAGCTAATAG GACGATACTTTGATGAGATCAGTCAGGACACTGGGAAGTACTGCTTTGGTGTGGAGGACACACTGAAAGCCTTGGAGATGGGAGCAGTGGAGATCCTCATAGTGTACGAGAACTTAGACACCATGCGTTACATTTTACGTGTGCATGGGGCCGAGAGCAACGGAGCTGAGAATG ATGAGAAGACATTGTACTTGACGCCAGAGCAGGAGAAAGACAAGTCTCATTTCACAGACAAGGAG ACGGGGCAAGAACACGAACTGATTGAGAGCATGCCGCTGTTAGAGTGGTTTGCCAACAATTACAAGAAATTTGGAGCCACGCTGGAAATAGTCACGGACAAGAGTCAAGAAGGATCTCAGTTTGTCAAGGGCTTTGGGGGCATCGGGG GTATCTTGCGGTACAGGGTGGACTTCCAGGGCATGGAGTACCAAGGAGAGGACGACGAGTTCTTTGATTTGGATGACTACTAG
- the fgf18a gene encoding fibroblast growth factor 18a isoform X1, with protein MWSLLPTLTVFQSLLRHLPVPETLHMSLLRPQLSAARSSRIHTSACMPTTLRRSHLANPKHKPAGRKMIGGRERGGREKGRTTSSRKSGAEMRCIQMLLVMCNPLQVLGVDGVNFSVHVENQTQVRDTMSRRHHRVYQLYSRTSGKHVQVLGRRISARGEDGDKYAQLVVEADTFGSQVRIRGKETNFYLCMNRRGKLVGKKASNRSADCVFVEKVLENHYTALMSARYTGWYVGFTKRGRPRRGPHTLPNQQDVHFMKRFPPGEQPDLTTPFRFTTIGKRGKRVRATGPR; from the exons ATGTGGTCCCTTCTTCCCACGCTGACCGTCTT CCAGTCTCTCCTCCGCCATCTCCCGGTCCCAGAAACGCTGCACATGTCTTTGCTTCGGCCCCAGCTGTCAGCTGCTCGCTCCTCCCGTATACACACATCTGCGTGCATGCCCACGACGCTGCGGAGGAGTCACCTCGCTAACCCTAAACATAAACCGGCAGGCAGGAAAATGATAGGAGGGAGAGAAAGAGGCGGACGGGAGAAAGGGAGGACAACGAGTTCCAGAAAGAGCGGCGCAGAGATGAG ATGTATCCAGATGTTGCTGGTGATGTGCAATCCTTTACAG GTGCTCGGTGTGGATGGGGTCAACTTCAGCGTGCACGTGGAGAACCAGACGCAGGTGCGAGACACCATGAGTCGACGACACCACCGGGTTTACCAGCTCTACAGCCGCACCAGCGGCAAACACGTCCAAGTGCTGGGACGCCGAATCAGCGCCCGGGGAGAAGACGGAGACAAATATG CCCAGCTCGTAGTGGAGGCAGACACCTTTGGTAGCCAGGTGAGAATCCGGGGCAAAGAAACCAACTTCTACCTGTGCATGAACCGCCGGGGCAAGCTGGTCGGAAAG AAGGCCAGTAACCGAAGTGCCGACTGCGTCTTTGTGGAAAAGGTCCTGGAAAACCACTACACGGCTCTGATGTCGGCACGCTACACGGGCTGGTACGTGGGCTTCACCAAACGAGGGCGACCTCGCCGCGGCCCCCACACCCTCCCCAACCAGCAGGATGTGCACTTCATGAAGCGTTTCCCGCCTGGGGAGCAACCTGACCTCACCACGCCCTTCCGCTTCACCACCATCGGCAAGCGAGGCAAGAGGGTGCGCGCTACTGGACCCCGCTAG
- the etf1a gene encoding eukaryotic peptide chain release factor subunit 1-like isoform X1 — translation MADDPSAADRNVEIWKIKKLIKSLEAARGNGTSMISLIIPPKDQISRVAKMLADEFGTASNIKSRVNRLSVLGAITSVQQRLKLYNKVPPNGLVVYCGTIVTDEGKEKKVNIDFEPFKPINTSLYLCDNKFHTEALTALLSDDSKFGFIVIDGSGALFGTLQGNTREVLHKFTVDLPKKHGRGGQSALRFARLRMEKRHNYVRKVAETAVQLFVSNDKVNVAGMVLAGSADFKTELSQSDMFDPRLQAKVLKLVDISYGGENGFNQAIELSAEVLSNVKFIQEKKLIGRYFDEISQDTGKYCFGVEDTLKALEMGAVEILIVYENLDTMRYILRVHGAESNGAENDEKTLYLTPEQEKDKSHFTDKETGQEHELIESMPLLEWFANNYKKFGATLEIVTDKSQEGSQFVKGFGGIGGILRYRVDFQGMEYQGEDDEFFDLDDY, via the exons ATCTCCTTGATCATCCCACCTAAGGACCAGATTTCCAGAGTGGCCAAAATGTTGGCCGATGAGTTTGGCACGGCTTCCAACATCAAGAGTAGAGTCAACAGACTCTCCGTTCTCGGGGCCATCACCTCTGTACAGCAAAGACTAAAGCTCTATAACAAAG TGCCACCCAATGGCTTAGTTGTGTACTGCGGCACCATTGTTACAGACGAAGGAAAGGAGAAAAAAGTTAATATCGACTTTGAGCCTTTTAAACCAATCAATACTTCCCTGTACCTCTGTGACAACAAGTTCCATACTGAG GCATTGACAGCCCTGCTCTCGGATGACAGTAAGTTTGGCTTTATTGTGATTGACGGTAGTGGGGCGCTGTTTGGCACACTGCAGGGGAACACCAGGGAGGTGCTGCACAAGTTCACTGTGGACCTACCTAAGAAGCACG GCAGAGGAGGACAGTCAGCTTTGCGTTTTGCTCGTCTAAGAATGGAGAAGAGGCACAACTACGTAAGGAAAGTGGCTGAAACGGCTGTCCAGCTCTTTGTGTCCAACGACAAAGTCAATGTGGCAGGAATGGTTTTGGCTGGTTCTGCTGACTTTAAGACTGAGCTCAGCCAGTCTGACATGTTTGACCCA AGGTTACAGGCCAAAGTTCTGAAGTTAGTGGACATCTCCTATGGTGGAGAAAATGGTTTCAACCAGGCCATTGAGCTCTCAGCAGAGGTTCTCTCCAATGTCAAGTTCATCCAAGAAAAGAAGCTAATAG GACGATACTTTGATGAGATCAGTCAGGACACTGGGAAGTACTGCTTTGGTGTGGAGGACACACTGAAAGCCTTGGAGATGGGAGCAGTGGAGATCCTCATAGTGTACGAGAACTTAGACACCATGCGTTACATTTTACGTGTGCATGGGGCCGAGAGCAACGGAGCTGAGAATG ATGAGAAGACATTGTACTTGACGCCAGAGCAGGAGAAAGACAAGTCTCATTTCACAGACAAGGAG ACGGGGCAAGAACACGAACTGATTGAGAGCATGCCGCTGTTAGAGTGGTTTGCCAACAATTACAAGAAATTTGGAGCCACGCTGGAAATAGTCACGGACAAGAGTCAAGAAGGATCTCAGTTTGTCAAGGGCTTTGGGGGCATCGGGG GTATCTTGCGGTACAGGGTGGACTTCCAGGGCATGGAGTACCAAGGAGAGGACGACGAGTTCTTTGATTTGGATGACTACTAG
- the fbxw11a gene encoding F-box and WD repeat domain-containing 11-A isoform X2, with protein sequence MTSAFAGRRRRAGFPFSERVSGGIVNMEPEMEDKTLDLMNTSGMESQNLVDDLSPKKNTVLKWSEADQVEFVERLISRMCHYQHGHINSYLKPMLQRDFITALPAQGLDHIAENILSFLDARSLCAAELVCKEWQRVISEGMLWKKLIERMVRTDPLWKGLSERHQWEKYLFKNRTSEVPPNSYYHSLYPKIIQDIETIEANWRCGRHNLQRIQCRSENSKGVYCLQYDDDKIISGLRDNSIKIWDKQSLECLKILTGHTGSVLCLQYDERVIVTGSSDSTVRVWEVTTGEVLNTLIHHNEAVLHLRFANGLMVTCSKDRSIAVWDMASPTDISLRRVLVGHRAAVNVVDFDDKYIVSASGDRTIKVWSTSTCEFVRTLNGHKRGIACLQYRDRLVVSGSSDNTIRLWDIECGACLRVLEGHEELVRCIRFDNKRIVSGAYDGKIKVWDLQAALDPRAPASTLCLRTLVEHSGRVFRLQFDEFQIISSSHDDTILIWDFLNVSTNGQSEGRSPSRTYTYISR encoded by the exons ATGACGTCTGCATTTGCGGGCCGCCGACGCAGGGCTGGGTTTCCATTTTCAGAGCGAGTTTCGGGGGGGATCGTCAACATGGAGCCGGAGATGGAGGACAAAACGTTGGATCTGATG AACACGTCCGGGATGGAGTCACAGAATCTAGTGGACGACCTGTCGCCAAAGAAGAACACGGTTCTCAAG TGGTCAGAGGCTGACCAGGTAGAGTTTGTCGAGCGTCTGATCTCCCGAATGTGCCACTACCAGCATGGCCACATTAACTCCTACCTCAAACCCATGCTACAGAGAGACTTCATCACAGCGCTGCCAG cCCAAGGCTTAGATCACATAGCAGAAAACATCTTGTCTTTCCTGGATGCGCGTTCGCTTTGTGCAGCAGAGCTGGTGTGTAAGGAGTGGCAGAGGGTCATCTCTGAGGGCATGCTATGGAAGAAGCTCATAGAACGCATGGTCCGCACTGACCCACTGTGGAAAGGACTGTCCGAAAGACATCAGTG GGAGAAGTATCTGTTCAAAAATCGCACGTCTGAAGTCCCGCCCAACTCTTATTATCACTCCCTTTATCCCAAAATCATCCAAGACATAGAG ACAATTGAGGCTAATTGGCGGTGTGGCAGACACAATTTGCAAAGGATTCAATGCCGCTCAGAAAATAGTAAAGGGGTTTATTGTCTCCAGTACGATGACGACAAGATCATCAGTGGCCTTAGGGACAATTCCATCAag ATATGGGATAAACAGTCACTGGAGTGTCTGAAGATTCTGACTGGTCACACAGGTTCGGTGTTGTGCCTCCAGTATGATGAAAGGGTCATCGTCACTGGGTCATCTGACTCAACTGTTAG ggtgtggGAGGTGACGACGGGCGAGGTACTGAACACGCTGATCCACCACAACGAGGCCGTTCTTCATTTACGCTTCGCCAACGGCCTCATGGTCACGTGTTCCAAGGACCGCTCGATCGCCGTGTGGGACATGGCCTCTCCAACCGACATTAGCTTACGGCGCGTCCTCGTGGGACACCGGGCGGCTGTCAACGTGGTCGACTTCGACGACAAATATATTGTGTCAGCCTCAGGGGACCGCACCATCAAG GTATGGAGCACCAGCACCTGTGAATTTGTCCGCACTCTAAACGGTCACAAGCGGGGCATTGCCTGTCTACAATACCGGGATCGACTGGTTGTCAGCGGCTCATCTGATAACACAATTAG GTTATGGGACATCGAGTGCGGGGCATGTTTGCGAGTGCTGGAGGGCCATGAAGAGCTGGTGCGTTGCATCCGCTTTGATAACAAGAGGATCGTCAGTGGCGCTTATGACGG GAAAATCAAGGTGTGGGACTTGCAGGCAGCCTTGGACCCACGAGCCCCAGCGAGCACGCTATGCCTGCGCACTCTAGTG GAGCATTCTGGCCGCGTGTTCCGTCTGCAGTTTGATGAGTTCCAGATCATCAGCAGCTCTCACGACGACACCATTCTGATCTGGGACTTTCTCAACGTCTCCACTAACGGCCAGTCAGAGGGGCGGTCTCCCTCCCGCACCTACACTTACATTTCTAGATAG
- the fgf18a gene encoding fibroblast growth factor 18a isoform X2 — protein sequence MWSLLPTLTVLCIQMLLVMCNPLQVLGVDGVNFSVHVENQTQVRDTMSRRHHRVYQLYSRTSGKHVQVLGRRISARGEDGDKYAQLVVEADTFGSQVRIRGKETNFYLCMNRRGKLVGKKASNRSADCVFVEKVLENHYTALMSARYTGWYVGFTKRGRPRRGPHTLPNQQDVHFMKRFPPGEQPDLTTPFRFTTIGKRGKRVRATGPR from the exons ATGTGGTCCCTTCTTCCCACGCTGACCGTCTT ATGTATCCAGATGTTGCTGGTGATGTGCAATCCTTTACAG GTGCTCGGTGTGGATGGGGTCAACTTCAGCGTGCACGTGGAGAACCAGACGCAGGTGCGAGACACCATGAGTCGACGACACCACCGGGTTTACCAGCTCTACAGCCGCACCAGCGGCAAACACGTCCAAGTGCTGGGACGCCGAATCAGCGCCCGGGGAGAAGACGGAGACAAATATG CCCAGCTCGTAGTGGAGGCAGACACCTTTGGTAGCCAGGTGAGAATCCGGGGCAAAGAAACCAACTTCTACCTGTGCATGAACCGCCGGGGCAAGCTGGTCGGAAAG AAGGCCAGTAACCGAAGTGCCGACTGCGTCTTTGTGGAAAAGGTCCTGGAAAACCACTACACGGCTCTGATGTCGGCACGCTACACGGGCTGGTACGTGGGCTTCACCAAACGAGGGCGACCTCGCCGCGGCCCCCACACCCTCCCCAACCAGCAGGATGTGCACTTCATGAAGCGTTTCCCGCCTGGGGAGCAACCTGACCTCACCACGCCCTTCCGCTTCACCACCATCGGCAAGCGAGGCAAGAGGGTGCGCGCTACTGGACCCCGCTAG
- the fbxw11a gene encoding F-box and WD repeat domain-containing 11-A isoform X1: protein MTSAFAGRRRRAGFPFSERVSGGIVNMEPEMEDKTLDLMNTSGMESQNLVDDLSPKKNTVLKVSNGPVVGSRKRPSEGNYEKEKEHCIALFDQWSEADQVEFVERLISRMCHYQHGHINSYLKPMLQRDFITALPAQGLDHIAENILSFLDARSLCAAELVCKEWQRVISEGMLWKKLIERMVRTDPLWKGLSERHQWEKYLFKNRTSEVPPNSYYHSLYPKIIQDIETIEANWRCGRHNLQRIQCRSENSKGVYCLQYDDDKIISGLRDNSIKIWDKQSLECLKILTGHTGSVLCLQYDERVIVTGSSDSTVRVWEVTTGEVLNTLIHHNEAVLHLRFANGLMVTCSKDRSIAVWDMASPTDISLRRVLVGHRAAVNVVDFDDKYIVSASGDRTIKVWSTSTCEFVRTLNGHKRGIACLQYRDRLVVSGSSDNTIRLWDIECGACLRVLEGHEELVRCIRFDNKRIVSGAYDGKIKVWDLQAALDPRAPASTLCLRTLVEHSGRVFRLQFDEFQIISSSHDDTILIWDFLNVSTNGQSEGRSPSRTYTYISR from the exons ATGACGTCTGCATTTGCGGGCCGCCGACGCAGGGCTGGGTTTCCATTTTCAGAGCGAGTTTCGGGGGGGATCGTCAACATGGAGCCGGAGATGGAGGACAAAACGTTGGATCTGATG AACACGTCCGGGATGGAGTCACAGAATCTAGTGGACGACCTGTCGCCAAAGAAGAACACGGTTCTCAAG GTTAGTAATGGTCCTGTTGTGGGGTCCCGCAAGCGCCCGTCAGAGGGGAACTACGAGAAAGAGAAGGAACACTGCATTGCCCTGTTTGACCAGTGGTCAGAGGCTGACCAGGTAGAGTTTGTCGAGCGTCTGATCTCCCGAATGTGCCACTACCAGCATGGCCACATTAACTCCTACCTCAAACCCATGCTACAGAGAGACTTCATCACAGCGCTGCCAG cCCAAGGCTTAGATCACATAGCAGAAAACATCTTGTCTTTCCTGGATGCGCGTTCGCTTTGTGCAGCAGAGCTGGTGTGTAAGGAGTGGCAGAGGGTCATCTCTGAGGGCATGCTATGGAAGAAGCTCATAGAACGCATGGTCCGCACTGACCCACTGTGGAAAGGACTGTCCGAAAGACATCAGTG GGAGAAGTATCTGTTCAAAAATCGCACGTCTGAAGTCCCGCCCAACTCTTATTATCACTCCCTTTATCCCAAAATCATCCAAGACATAGAG ACAATTGAGGCTAATTGGCGGTGTGGCAGACACAATTTGCAAAGGATTCAATGCCGCTCAGAAAATAGTAAAGGGGTTTATTGTCTCCAGTACGATGACGACAAGATCATCAGTGGCCTTAGGGACAATTCCATCAag ATATGGGATAAACAGTCACTGGAGTGTCTGAAGATTCTGACTGGTCACACAGGTTCGGTGTTGTGCCTCCAGTATGATGAAAGGGTCATCGTCACTGGGTCATCTGACTCAACTGTTAG ggtgtggGAGGTGACGACGGGCGAGGTACTGAACACGCTGATCCACCACAACGAGGCCGTTCTTCATTTACGCTTCGCCAACGGCCTCATGGTCACGTGTTCCAAGGACCGCTCGATCGCCGTGTGGGACATGGCCTCTCCAACCGACATTAGCTTACGGCGCGTCCTCGTGGGACACCGGGCGGCTGTCAACGTGGTCGACTTCGACGACAAATATATTGTGTCAGCCTCAGGGGACCGCACCATCAAG GTATGGAGCACCAGCACCTGTGAATTTGTCCGCACTCTAAACGGTCACAAGCGGGGCATTGCCTGTCTACAATACCGGGATCGACTGGTTGTCAGCGGCTCATCTGATAACACAATTAG GTTATGGGACATCGAGTGCGGGGCATGTTTGCGAGTGCTGGAGGGCCATGAAGAGCTGGTGCGTTGCATCCGCTTTGATAACAAGAGGATCGTCAGTGGCGCTTATGACGG GAAAATCAAGGTGTGGGACTTGCAGGCAGCCTTGGACCCACGAGCCCCAGCGAGCACGCTATGCCTGCGCACTCTAGTG GAGCATTCTGGCCGCGTGTTCCGTCTGCAGTTTGATGAGTTCCAGATCATCAGCAGCTCTCACGACGACACCATTCTGATCTGGGACTTTCTCAACGTCTCCACTAACGGCCAGTCAGAGGGGCGGTCTCCCTCCCGCACCTACACTTACATTTCTAGATAG